One genomic window of Bacteroidales bacterium includes the following:
- the ispG gene encoding (E)-4-hydroxy-3-methylbut-2-enyl-diphosphate synthase, with protein sequence MKNKYFKYSKRRTNEIKIGSLFLGGDNPVRIQSMTNTDTSDTEATAAQIITIVDAGADLVRITVPTSVVAQKIKNIKELLKKKGYSVPLVADIHFSPKAAEISAKYLEKVRINPGNYADLKQFKHIEYTDEEYQNEVSKIKEKFAPLLNTCKEHNTAVRIGTNHGSLSDRILSRYGDTPQGMVESTMEFLRICKKEAFNDVVISMKASNPIVMIHAVRLLVDTMSNEDMFFPIHSGVTEAGNDKEGRIKSAIGIGTLLSDGMGDTIRVSLTEAPEKEIPVAKNIVKVFNQKKLSRYKPEFIPNKAHIQNLYRYSKRKTLQIENIGGDNVPVVISDINNKSTETAILQSGYAIDPGSGNYKKTELAADYLYSGSSENISKFFGDIKFISDKNHYNDIIFSMNNGAVSNKKIVFYQIDVKKFKQHKYKLTANNENSVYVIDISNVSSPVHAARSFFYYLQEKNINTPVVIKYKIPDYNEYTLLECSAIIGALFIDGFGDGIWIESKDSKIKEINELSFGILQACRTRITKTDYISCPSCGRTLFDLEEITAKIKEKTAHLKGIKIGIMGCIVNGPGEMADADFGYVGTGTGKVTLYKKQEVIKRSIPEKDAVEELLKLIEQYY encoded by the coding sequence ATGAAGAATAAATATTTTAAATATTCCAAAAGACGTACAAACGAAATTAAAATAGGATCATTATTTTTGGGCGGAGATAATCCTGTTCGCATACAGTCAATGACCAATACTGACACTTCGGATACAGAAGCAACCGCGGCACAAATCATTACAATTGTAGATGCCGGTGCTGATTTGGTGAGAATTACGGTGCCGACCTCTGTTGTTGCACAAAAAATAAAGAATATCAAAGAGCTGTTAAAGAAAAAAGGATATTCCGTTCCCTTGGTTGCTGATATTCACTTTAGTCCGAAAGCTGCTGAAATTTCTGCAAAGTACCTGGAAAAGGTAAGAATTAATCCGGGTAATTATGCTGATTTAAAACAATTTAAACACATAGAATATACAGACGAAGAATACCAAAACGAAGTCAGCAAAATAAAAGAAAAGTTTGCCCCTTTATTAAATACATGTAAAGAACACAATACTGCAGTTCGTATAGGAACAAATCACGGATCTTTGTCTGACAGAATTTTAAGCCGCTACGGAGACACACCGCAAGGAATGGTTGAATCAACAATGGAGTTTTTAAGAATTTGTAAAAAAGAAGCCTTTAATGATGTTGTAATTTCAATGAAAGCAAGTAACCCTATTGTAATGATTCATGCAGTTCGGCTGCTTGTTGATACTATGTCAAATGAAGACATGTTCTTTCCGATACATTCTGGAGTTACGGAGGCAGGAAATGACAAAGAAGGCAGAATAAAATCTGCAATAGGAATAGGAACGTTATTATCCGACGGAATGGGGGATACAATCAGAGTTTCTTTAACAGAAGCCCCGGAAAAAGAAATTCCGGTAGCCAAGAACATCGTTAAGGTTTTTAATCAAAAAAAATTAAGCCGTTATAAACCGGAATTTATCCCAAATAAAGCCCATATTCAGAACTTATACCGTTATTCAAAAAGAAAAACATTACAAATAGAAAATATAGGAGGAGATAATGTTCCTGTCGTAATTTCTGACATTAATAATAAATCAACCGAAACAGCAATTCTACAAAGCGGTTATGCTATAGATCCGGGAAGCGGGAATTATAAAAAAACTGAACTGGCCGCCGATTATTTATATTCAGGGAGCTCAGAAAATATTAGTAAGTTTTTCGGAGATATTAAATTTATCAGCGACAAAAACCATTACAATGATATTATCTTTTCAATGAATAACGGTGCTGTTTCAAATAAAAAAATAGTGTTTTATCAAATTGATGTTAAGAAATTTAAGCAGCACAAATATAAATTAACTGCAAATAATGAAAATTCGGTTTATGTAATTGACATTTCAAATGTGTCATCTCCTGTACACGCCGCCAGAAGTTTTTTTTATTATTTACAAGAAAAGAATATTAATACACCGGTAGTTATTAAGTATAAAATACCTGATTATAATGAATATACATTATTAGAATGCTCGGCAATAATAGGTGCATTATTCATTGACGGTTTCGGAGACGGAATTTGGATTGAATCAAAGGACAGTAAAATTAAAGAAATAAATGAATTAAGTTTCGGAATTTTACAAGCATGCAGAACTCGTATTACAAAAACGGATTATATTTCTTGTCCTTCATGCGGAAGAACACTTTTTGACTTAGAAGAAATAACAGCAAAGATAAAAGAAAAGACAGCACACCTAAAAGGAATAAAAATAGGAATAATGGGGTGTATTGTTAACGGTCCCGGAGAAATGGCAGATGCCGATTTCGGTTATGTCGGTACGGGAACCGGAAAAGTTACCTTATATAAAAAGCAAGAGGTTATTAAAAGAAGCATTCCCGAAAAAGATGCTGTTGAAGAGTTGTTAAAGCTCATTGAACAATATTATTAA
- the gldA gene encoding gliding motility-associated ABC transporter ATP-binding subunit GldA, translating to MSLKATNVTKIFDNQKALDSVNFEIKTGEVVGFLGPNGAGKSTMMKIITGYIKQNSGEVTVNGINTKDVVKNIKKQIGYLPEHNPMYLDMYIKEYLSFVAKIYEIGGNIKSKVKDIIEITGLQPEKNKKIGALSKGYRQRTGLAAALIHDPKVLILDEPTTGLDPNQIIEIRDLIKKIGTEKTVMLSTHIMQEVEAICSRVIIINNGKIIADNSVAGIQELSKQKHDIVTIEFNKPVSEESLKKITGVKNVTPIDKRSFLVESKPQFDVRENIFKYAVNNNLILFSMFKKEKSVEDVFRELTK from the coding sequence ATGTCATTAAAAGCAACAAATGTTACAAAAATATTCGACAATCAAAAAGCATTAGATAGTGTGAATTTTGAAATAAAAACTGGGGAAGTTGTCGGGTTTTTGGGTCCTAACGGTGCCGGAAAATCTACAATGATGAAAATAATAACCGGTTATATCAAACAAAATTCGGGAGAAGTTACCGTTAACGGAATAAATACAAAAGATGTTGTAAAAAATATAAAAAAACAAATAGGATATTTACCGGAACACAACCCGATGTACCTCGACATGTACATTAAAGAATATTTAAGTTTTGTTGCTAAAATTTATGAAATAGGGGGAAATATTAAAAGCAAAGTTAAAGATATAATAGAGATAACAGGGCTACAGCCGGAAAAAAATAAAAAAATAGGTGCTCTTTCAAAAGGTTACCGACAGAGAACAGGCTTAGCCGCAGCCTTAATTCATGATCCTAAAGTATTAATTCTGGATGAACCGACAACAGGTCTTGACCCCAACCAAATTATTGAAATAAGAGATTTAATAAAAAAAATAGGAACAGAAAAAACGGTTATGCTTTCAACACATATTATGCAAGAAGTTGAGGCAATTTGCAGCAGGGTTATAATAATAAATAACGGTAAAATTATTGCAGACAATTCGGTTGCGGGAATTCAAGAGCTGTCAAAGCAAAAGCACGATATTGTAACTATAGAGTTTAATAAGCCTGTTTCGGAAGAAAGTCTTAAAAAAATTACCGGGGTAAAAAACGTAACACCGATTGACAAGAGAAGCTTCCTTGTAGAGTCAAAACCACAATTTGATGTCAGAGAAAACATTTTCAAATATGCCGTTAATAATAACCTTATTTTGTTTTCGATGTTTAAAAAAGAAAAAAGCGTTGAAGATGTTTTCAGAGAACTTACAAAATAA
- the dxs gene encoding 1-deoxy-D-xylulose-5-phosphate synthase, which produces MSEYKFLLNINSPEDLKKYKDEELITISKELRQYIIDIVSESPGHFASSLGVVELTVALHYVYNTPYDKIVWDVGHQAYGHKILTGRRESFCTNRQLGGLCGFPSIFESKYDAFGVGHSSTSISAALGMAVSSSLKKEKDRHVIAVIGDGAMTGGLAFEGMNNAGVENSDILIILNDNNMSIDPNVGALNQYLLDIATSKTYNKAKDEIWNILGKIRKIGPNTRRLIQKIDTGIKSVIMRQSNMFESMNLRYFGPVNGHDVNQLVKILEDLKDIKGPKLLHVLTTKGKGFEEAEKDQTTWHAPGLFDKKTGERLTGKTDSTAAPKFQDVFGHTLVELAEKNKKIVGITPAMPSGSSMKILMEAMPERAFDVGIAEQHAVTFSAGLAVDGMMPFCNIYSTFMQRAFDQVIHDVALQKLNVVFCLDRGGLVGDDGATHHGAFDLAYMRIIPNMIVAAPMDEPDLRNLMFTAQLPDMGPFTIRYPRGRGITPSWKTEMKELKIGEGRIIKDGGDVAILSIGAIGTLVFDADKKLKAEGINVAHYDMRFVKPIDEKILHDVFKKFNKIITLEDGIIQGGFGSAVIEFMSENGYSAKIKRLGIPDEFIEHGTQQELYHICGYDTEGILKTVKEMIK; this is translated from the coding sequence ATGAGCGAATATAAATTTCTTCTAAATATAAATTCTCCGGAAGACCTTAAAAAATATAAAGACGAAGAACTTATAACAATTTCGAAAGAACTAAGACAATATATTATTGATATTGTTTCAGAAAGCCCGGGTCACTTTGCCTCAAGCCTTGGGGTTGTTGAGCTTACTGTTGCTCTTCATTATGTTTATAACACACCTTACGATAAAATTGTTTGGGATGTCGGACATCAAGCATACGGGCATAAAATTTTAACCGGCAGACGCGAGAGTTTTTGTACAAACAGACAACTTGGAGGACTTTGCGGTTTCCCCTCAATTTTTGAAAGTAAATATGATGCATTTGGTGTGGGGCATTCTTCAACTTCAATTTCCGCAGCTCTTGGAATGGCTGTTTCTTCAAGTCTAAAAAAAGAAAAAGACAGACACGTTATTGCAGTTATCGGCGACGGAGCAATGACCGGAGGGCTGGCTTTTGAAGGCATGAATAATGCAGGAGTAGAAAATTCGGACATTCTTATTATTTTGAATGATAATAATATGTCCATAGACCCGAATGTTGGAGCATTAAACCAATATTTACTTGACATTGCAACTTCTAAAACATACAATAAAGCCAAAGACGAAATATGGAATATCCTCGGTAAAATAAGAAAAATAGGACCAAATACAAGAAGACTGATTCAAAAAATTGACACCGGGATTAAATCTGTAATTATGCGCCAAAGTAATATGTTTGAATCAATGAATTTAAGATATTTCGGACCCGTAAACGGACATGATGTTAATCAACTGGTTAAGATACTGGAAGATTTAAAAGACATTAAAGGTCCAAAACTATTACATGTATTAACAACAAAAGGAAAGGGCTTTGAAGAAGCTGAAAAAGACCAAACAACATGGCATGCACCGGGTCTTTTTGATAAAAAAACGGGGGAACGATTAACCGGAAAAACAGATAGTACTGCGGCACCGAAATTTCAGGATGTTTTTGGCCATACCCTTGTTGAACTGGCTGAAAAAAACAAAAAAATTGTCGGCATTACACCTGCAATGCCTTCAGGGTCTTCCATGAAAATACTTATGGAAGCAATGCCGGAAAGAGCATTTGATGTCGGAATTGCAGAGCAACATGCCGTTACTTTTTCGGCAGGGCTTGCCGTTGACGGAATGATGCCCTTTTGTAATATCTATTCAACTTTTATGCAACGTGCTTTCGATCAGGTTATTCATGATGTGGCTTTACAAAAATTAAATGTTGTTTTTTGTCTCGACAGAGGAGGGCTTGTCGGTGACGACGGTGCAACCCATCACGGGGCTTTTGATTTAGCATATATGCGAATTATACCGAACATGATTGTTGCAGCACCTATGGATGAACCGGATTTAAGAAATTTAATGTTTACCGCACAACTTCCTGATATGGGACCGTTTACGATAAGGTATCCGAGAGGAAGGGGAATAACACCCAGCTGGAAAACAGAAATGAAAGAACTTAAGATAGGAGAGGGCAGAATTATTAAAGACGGGGGTGATGTTGCAATATTAAGCATCGGAGCAATAGGAACACTCGTTTTTGACGCAGATAAAAAGCTGAAAGCAGAAGGTATAAATGTCGCACATTATGATATGCGTTTTGTAAAACCCATAGATGAAAAAATATTGCATGATGTTTTTAAAAAATTCAACAAAATCATCACTCTTGAAGACGGTATTATTCAGGGAGGTTTTGGAAGTGCTGTTATCGAATTTATGTCGGAAAACGGGTATTCCGCAAAAATAAAGCGGCTCGGAATCCCTGATGAATTTATAGAACACGGAACACAGCAAGAATTATATCATATTTGCGGATATGACACCGAAGGTATTTTGAAAACCGTTAAGGAAATGATAAAATAA
- a CDS encoding dCMP deaminase family protein, with protein sequence MNKEKQHKLDERYLRMAHIWAENSYCKRRKVGAVIVKDKMIISDGYNGTPAGFENICEEENNTTKPYVLHAEANAITKVAKSHNSSEGSTLYVTTSPCMECSKLIIQAGIKRVIFDEKYRITDGLDILERAGVELINLEIKK encoded by the coding sequence ATGAACAAAGAAAAACAACACAAATTAGACGAACGTTATTTGAGAATGGCTCATATTTGGGCAGAAAACTCATATTGCAAAAGAAGAAAAGTTGGTGCTGTCATTGTAAAAGACAAAATGATAATTTCCGACGGTTACAACGGAACTCCTGCCGGATTTGAAAATATCTGTGAAGAAGAAAACAATACCACTAAGCCGTACGTTCTTCATGCAGAGGCAAATGCAATAACAAAAGTGGCAAAATCTCATAACAGCAGCGAAGGTTCTACACTTTATGTTACAACTTCTCCTTGTATGGAATGTTCAAAGTTAATTATCCAGGCAGGAATTAAACGGGTTATATTTGATGAAAAATATCGAATAACTGACGGGTTAGATATTTTAGAAAGAGCAGGAGTTGAACTTATAAACTTGGAAATAAAAAAATAG
- a CDS encoding T9SS type A sorting domain-containing protein — translation MKIHQAGIVNRYICFVLFFSLPLISVAKGEIKLNGIYKGENLYVENPYSLSGVGFCVAEVLVNGHTTTDEIHSSFFEIDLSVYGFKYGELINISIIHRDGCVPRILNKEVITPNSTFKTQYIVADKNGLLRWATTGEHGVLPFIVEQYRWNKWIRIGSIKGKGSNKLNKYSFAIDFHSGKNKFRVKQIGSNGKARYSKSVEYINNIPEVSFVPGNGGKVSEKIFFSASTRYEIYDYYGKLVKTGNSEEIKLSSLKSGSYFLNYDNKTETFIKK, via the coding sequence ATGAAAATTCATCAAGCGGGCATAGTTAACCGTTATATTTGTTTTGTTTTGTTTTTTTCTTTGCCGCTGATAAGTGTTGCCAAAGGAGAAATAAAACTGAACGGAATATATAAAGGTGAAAATTTATACGTTGAAAATCCGTACTCGTTATCCGGTGTGGGGTTTTGTGTTGCAGAAGTTCTGGTTAACGGTCACACAACTACAGATGAAATTCACTCTTCCTTTTTTGAAATAGATCTAAGTGTATATGGTTTTAAATACGGAGAACTTATTAACATTTCTATTATTCACAGAGACGGATGTGTTCCCCGAATATTAAATAAAGAAGTTATTACGCCAAACAGTACGTTTAAAACTCAATATATTGTTGCAGATAAAAATGGGCTGTTAAGATGGGCAACTACCGGAGAACACGGAGTACTGCCTTTTATTGTGGAACAATACAGGTGGAACAAATGGATAAGAATCGGTTCAATAAAAGGCAAGGGAAGCAATAAACTAAACAAGTATAGCTTTGCAATAGACTTTCATTCCGGAAAAAACAAATTTCGAGTAAAGCAAATTGGCAGCAACGGAAAGGCGAGATATTCAAAATCAGTAGAATATATTAACAATATCCCTGAGGTATCATTTGTCCCCGGGAACGGAGGTAAGGTGTCTGAAAAAATATTTTTCTCTGCAAGCACACGCTATGAGATATATGACTATTACGGAAAACTTGTTAAAACCGGTAACTCGGAAGAAATAAAATTAAGTTCATTAAAATCAGGGTCATACTTTTTGAACTACGATAATAAAACTGAAACATTTATAAAAAAATAG
- a CDS encoding AAA family ATPase, with the protein MKENEHLIYFKVENFKRFEEFELKDITQFNIIVGDNNVGKTSLLEALLFSKDIDQQMFNLLDCFRYKSSTGLSNEVRDYDRTINQILPIFFNDKKEKEHIFEIIEKGNIDKNIFRFEIKTFDSLSEDNRNLLREKGRQTKGSIIILYKNNNLIDIKSQEDLFGRKNNYFAYIPFSLGYDDDLTGFYSNHIQHNKKRKEKFVNSIKSFIPDIQTIELTTRFVNYPVIEISETTSNELKLLSTYGDGAVKLFRILSEIIVNSGQRLMIDEIDTGIHYSRFEEFWKIILKTAKEYDVQIFATTHNPDCLKYLVRALENENMKSFQKETSVFALDELPDKSIKSFKYDYETFSYLTEKGIEFRGGKNE; encoded by the coding sequence ATGAAAGAAAATGAACACTTAATATATTTTAAAGTTGAAAACTTTAAACGGTTTGAAGAATTTGAACTGAAAGATATTACTCAATTTAATATTATTGTCGGCGATAATAATGTAGGAAAAACAAGCTTGTTGGAAGCATTGTTGTTCTCGAAAGATATTGATCAACAAATGTTTAATTTGTTAGATTGTTTCAGATATAAATCTTCTACAGGTCTTTCGAATGAAGTTCGTGACTATGACAGGACAATAAACCAAATCTTACCTATATTTTTTAATGATAAAAAGGAAAAAGAACATATATTTGAAATAATTGAAAAAGGGAATATTGATAAAAACATATTTAGATTTGAAATTAAGACATTTGATAGTTTATCAGAGGATAATAGAAATTTATTAAGAGAAAAAGGAAGACAAACTAAAGGAAGTATAATAATTTTATATAAAAACAATAACCTTATTGATATTAAATCACAAGAAGATTTATTCGGACGAAAAAATAATTATTTTGCATACATTCCTTTCTCACTGGGATATGATGACGATTTAACAGGGTTTTATTCTAACCATATTCAACATAATAAAAAAAGAAAAGAAAAATTTGTAAACAGCATAAAGTCTTTTATTCCTGACATTCAAACTATTGAACTTACAACAAGATTTGTAAATTATCCCGTTATTGAAATTTCCGAAACAACGTCAAATGAATTAAAGTTACTATCAACATATGGTGACGGAGCAGTTAAATTATTCAGAATATTATCAGAAATTATTGTGAATAGCGGTCAGCGTTTAATGATAGATGAAATAGATACCGGTATTCATTACAGCCGATTTGAAGAGTTTTGGAAAATTATTCTTAAAACGGCAAAAGAATACGATGTGCAAATTTTTGCAACTACGCATAATCCAGATTGCTTGAAGTATTTGGTTCGAGCTTTAGAAAATGAAAATATGAAATCTTTTCAAAAAGAAACAAGCGTTTTTGCTCTTGATGAATTGCCTGATAAATCGATAAAATCATTTAAATATGATTATGAAACTTTCAGCTATTTAACCGAAAAAGGAATTGAATTCAGAGGAGGTAAAAATGAATAA
- a CDS encoding S41 family peptidase — MQENQTSKINSTETKQNTLNSKVYIPVIMAISIIIGIFIGNKIIPTNPTSFHSSFNVNNTGKIPSILRLIEENYVDKISTDSLEELAIPFILEKLDPHTSYLPPKINDEAHESLSGNFEGIGVQFNIQEDTVMIVNTISGGPSEKVGVLAGDRIVTINDSLFAGIGITNNDVIKHLKGPKGTKVKIGVKRKGIAELISFEITRDKIPLFSIDVSYMLNDEAGFIKISRFAGTTYSEFIEAAVKLKKAGMKKLILDLRDNGGGYLDAAVNIIDEFLPKGKMIVYTKGNFRERMEYVSTDNDLLVDIELIILINSWSASASEIVSGAIQDNDRGIIIGRRSFGKGLVQEEFEFPDRSGIRITTARYYTPVGRSIQKSYKNGIESYFSDIYHRASLGELAEADSTHFPDSLKYFTPKGKVVYGGGGIMPDIFVPVDTSFYTEYYRQITSKGLIYKFALTYADKNRDKLSGLKNADEINKYLEKQNVVKKFVDFAINQNVISTKKDYTLSRFVINTRLKAFIARNIIDNKGYFPIIRAIDTDLKKATIIFDK, encoded by the coding sequence ATGCAAGAAAATCAAACATCTAAAATAAACAGCACAGAAACCAAGCAAAATACTTTAAATTCAAAAGTATATATTCCGGTAATAATGGCAATAAGTATTATAATCGGGATTTTTATCGGCAATAAAATTATTCCGACAAACCCGACAAGTTTTCACTCTTCGTTTAATGTAAATAACACCGGAAAAATTCCTTCAATATTAAGGCTGATTGAAGAAAATTATGTTGATAAAATCTCAACAGACAGTTTAGAAGAACTCGCCATTCCTTTTATTCTTGAAAAACTTGACCCGCATACATCATACTTACCTCCGAAAATAAATGATGAGGCTCACGAAAGCCTCAGCGGAAATTTTGAAGGCATAGGTGTTCAATTTAATATTCAGGAAGATACAGTAATGATTGTTAATACAATATCGGGAGGACCTTCCGAAAAGGTTGGTGTTCTTGCCGGCGACAGAATCGTTACAATAAACGACTCTTTGTTTGCAGGCATAGGAATAACAAACAACGATGTAATAAAGCACCTTAAAGGGCCTAAAGGTACAAAAGTAAAAATAGGGGTTAAGCGAAAAGGAATTGCCGAATTAATTAGTTTTGAAATCACAAGAGATAAAATTCCTTTATTCAGCATTGATGTTTCTTATATGTTGAATGATGAAGCCGGCTTCATTAAAATAAGCAGATTTGCCGGAACAACATATAGTGAATTTATAGAAGCTGCCGTAAAACTTAAAAAAGCCGGCATGAAGAAGTTGATTCTTGATTTAAGAGATAACGGCGGCGGTTATTTAGATGCCGCAGTTAATATTATTGATGAGTTTTTACCTAAAGGAAAAATGATCGTTTATACCAAAGGTAATTTCAGAGAGCGGATGGAATATGTTTCTACGGATAATGATTTATTAGTTGATATTGAGCTCATTATTTTGATAAACTCATGGTCGGCATCGGCAAGTGAAATAGTTTCGGGAGCAATACAAGATAATGACAGAGGAATAATAATAGGAAGGCGTTCTTTCGGAAAAGGGCTGGTACAAGAAGAATTTGAATTCCCCGACAGGTCAGGAATCAGAATTACTACGGCAAGGTACTATACCCCTGTCGGAAGAAGTATTCAAAAATCATATAAGAATGGTATCGAATCTTATTTTTCAGACATATATCACAGGGCATCTCTCGGAGAATTAGCAGAAGCCGACAGTACACATTTTCCCGACTCTTTAAAATACTTTACTCCGAAAGGAAAGGTTGTTTACGGCGGAGGCGGAATAATGCCTGATATTTTTGTTCCCGTTGACACTTCTTTTTATACAGAATATTATCGACAAATAACCTCAAAAGGTTTAATATATAAGTTTGCCCTAACTTATGCCGACAAAAACAGAGATAAATTAAGCGGTTTGAAAAATGCCGACGAGATTAATAAATATTTAGAAAAACAAAATGTCGTTAAGAAATTTGTTGATTTTGCAATAAACCAAAATGTAATAAGCACAAAAAAAGACTATACTTTATCGCGGTTTGTTATAAACACAAGGCTAAAAGCTTTTATTGCAAGAAATATAATTGACAACAAAGGTTATTTCCCCATAATCAGGGCAATAGATACAGATTTAAAGAAAGCAACAATAATCTTTGATAAATAA
- the ruvA gene encoding Holliday junction branch migration protein RuvA has product MYEYIYGKVAELNPAYVVIESSNIGYIVHISLYTYSVLEREETYKLYTHQIVREDTNMLFGFADKSEREIFRLLISVSGIGANTARVMLSSLKAGEIKKAIRTDDVNTLKSVKGIGAKTAQRVIIDLKDKIDKTEVDGENTPIIDTSASSEALSALTMLGFPKAKTEKAVNSILSKEKDITVEELVKKALKIL; this is encoded by the coding sequence ATGTATGAATATATTTACGGTAAAGTAGCAGAATTAAATCCTGCATATGTAGTTATTGAATCAAGCAATATCGGCTATATTGTTCATATTTCTTTATATACCTATTCTGTTCTTGAAAGGGAAGAAACATATAAATTATATACACATCAAATTGTAAGAGAAGACACAAATATGCTGTTCGGTTTTGCTGACAAATCCGAAAGAGAAATTTTTCGTTTACTGATTTCAGTTTCCGGCATAGGTGCAAATACAGCAAGAGTAATGCTCTCATCTCTTAAAGCAGGAGAAATAAAAAAAGCAATTCGTACCGATGATGTTAACACCTTAAAAAGTGTTAAAGGTATTGGGGCAAAAACAGCACAACGTGTAATAATAGACCTAAAAGATAAAATTGACAAAACAGAGGTTGATGGTGAAAACACACCTATTATTGACACTTCTGCAAGCAGCGAAGCGTTATCTGCACTAACAATGTTAGGCTTTCCTAAAGCGAAAACCGAAAAAGCTGTAAATTCAATTCTTTCAAAAGAAAAAGATATAACTGTTGAAGAACTTGTTAAAAAGGCACTAAAAATTTTATAA